Proteins found in one Butyrivibrio proteoclasticus B316 genomic segment:
- a CDS encoding metallophosphoesterase family protein, with product MWSLFKMLFENKNDELGDQMQSSDITIDKENFQKNLLKRYGHIDKKDINLPYWIFISDTHGCFNDELLDGIDFTGCSAVFLLGDNTTADLIRLVRLIPDDIQIFAVLGNHDSVTMYEGDYKSKVLDRIIHLKSGTIYIDNLNVAVFDGCPRYKPNPSYCMHTQGEVLDMVKDFKDVDVIISHAGPYTKESKDIVHQGYKGLTECAFKHKVPLVVHGHDHIDKEYKLLNGTTCRCVYQVYALR from the coding sequence ATGTGGTCATTATTTAAAATGCTCTTTGAAAATAAGAATGATGAATTAGGTGACCAGATGCAGTCCTCTGATATAACCATAGACAAAGAGAACTTCCAGAAAAACCTTCTTAAAAGATATGGCCATATAGATAAGAAGGATATAAACCTTCCATACTGGATATTCATATCAGATACCCATGGCTGTTTTAATGATGAACTTTTAGATGGCATCGACTTTACAGGATGCAGCGCGGTATTTCTCCTTGGTGACAATACGACTGCTGACCTTATAAGACTTGTAAGGCTCATCCCAGATGATATACAGATATTTGCAGTTCTTGGAAACCATGATTCCGTTACCATGTACGAAGGTGATTATAAGTCAAAGGTTTTAGACCGCATTATCCATTTAAAAAGCGGCACCATCTATATAGATAATCTTAATGTAGCTGTTTTTGACGGGTGCCCAAGATATAAGCCAAATCCATCCTACTGTATGCACACTCAGGGAGAGGTTCTGGATATGGTAAAGGATTTTAAGGATGTCGACGTTATAATTTCTCACGCCGGCCCATACACTAAGGAGTCAAAGGACATCGTCCATCAGGGTTACAAAGGTCTTACCGAGTGTGCCTTTAAGCACAAGGTTCCTCTTGTGGTCCACGGGCATGACCATATAGATAAAGAATATAAACTTTTAAACGGCACTACCTGCAGATGCGTATATCAGGTGTACGCACTGCGTTAA